A DNA window from Plasmodium brasilianum strain Bolivian I chromosome 12, whole genome shotgun sequence contains the following coding sequences:
- a CDS encoding WD repeat-containing protein, producing the protein MNDNDTKKFRDISDRIQGKYVPVVKFGGTNKYINRNYKNDNDDTSNISFTGDDCNAGNIDIYYDNKYGINRVCFSPQGKYVAGCGSNGIIYVYDLYENKLLTKICTKIDNIKDLIISDNDKYIYACGDNRIIEIFDIFENKKVCNDNIAKYVDISIPRIIENINRKPNDRLDSNKYDNNNNYYNNNYNSTNNRVFGHLNNSAKKSMIDNVYAPCHKTKYKDLTYNKVIYVPIYNYNDLIKCNINMIDLNRIKLNKINEIINKSIFIIKDSHEYRTSCLAVPNISTFLIYSGGGDGLLKIWDIRMNLFTLNKNNFNRSMSDIIFLDNKNPYASICSHEDILTSINFNNTIDYEENAYKLRKEDKYDEMKKKLRKNNIASLKNDLKKGEKKVNDDTSESSVTDASSSSSSFGSMCSSISYSSFTFNLSKTKFNNILMTSGYDGYIRIYDINNNIIKSFYDEEKSITHCMFSNNNKYIISTNKSKYCKIFDFIYMNNKKNTKNMLTYLTNYKSYYLNSTKKNNETSKEEVHNSSENSNSSGNNNNMNGYNDSSNGNNSSSNCNNSGSNGNNNRGAVYEDNFIMQMYNDNYLQPCHIKNLYEDEDLEERIKELNELNKKIANDKKKVVNSSSGGINEKNSESDCSYSSSDSSNFDENVMRANIFYEHVNKKLEPTWSLFVDNMKYMSLIPYEVMSESLKKNYDYIKAHYNNLHSQSYDNCNNENSEKQKEQLKIDEKKHKFYYELSDIIHNEADIPKFYSCVAGDKCIIPSIDTYAHVYDIYTGFHVNTINNLYLPNYNIDHSYLYSCNINMEIPKKKFISFLTSVDTYPKNQNIIATSNGYPDGSIVIWVFAPF; encoded by the exons ATGAATGATAACGACACAAAAAAGTTCAGGGATATTAGCGACAGAATTCAGGGGAAATACGTACCAGTTGTTAAATTTGGGGGaacgaataaatatatcaacaGGAATTACAAAAATGACAATG ATGACACAAGTAATATAAGTTTTACGGGGGATGACTGTAACGCAGGCAATAtcgatatatattatgataataaatatggGATAAATAGAGTATGTTTTTCACCACAAGGAAAGTACGTTGCAGGTTGTGGATCGAACGGTATTATTTACGTGTAcgatttatatgaaaataaactCTTAACTAAAATATGCACGAAAattgataatataaaagatctTATAATAAGTGATAATGATAAGTACATATACGCTTGTGGAGATAATAGgattatagaaatatttgatatatttgaaaataaaaaggtttGTAATGATAATATTGCAAAATATGTTGACATATCAATACCTAgaataattgaaaatataaatcgtAAACCGAATGACAGGTTGGatagtaataaatatgataacaataataattattataataacaattataatagtaCTAATAACAGGGTGTTTGGACATCTTAATAATTCTGCAAAAAAGAGTATGATAGACAATGTGTATGCACCTTGTCataaaacgaaatataaggatttaacatataacaaagtaatatatgttcctatatataattataatgatttaataaaatgtaatataaatatgatagACTTAAATcgaattaaattaaataaaataaatgaaatcaTAAATAAGtccatatttataattaaagatTCACATGAATATAGAACGTCTTGTTTGGCAGTACCGAATATAAgcacttttttaatttactccGGAGGAGGAGACGggttattaaaaatatgggATATAAGAATGAATTTATTTAccttaaataaaaacaattttaatagATCTATGTcagatattatatttttagataATAAAAACCCCTATGCTTCTATATGTTCCCATGAAGATATATTGACAAGCATTAATTTCAATAATACAATTGACTATGAGgaaaatgcatataaattaaGGAAAGAAGATAAATACGAtgagatgaaaaaaaaattaagaaaaaataatattgcaTCTTTGAAGAacgatttaaaaaaaggtgaaaaaaaagtaaatgacGACACAAGTGAAAGTTCAGTGACTGATGCTAGTAGCAGTAGTTCATCTTTTGGTTCCATGTGTTCATCGATATCTTATTCTTCCtttacttttaatttgtCAAAAACTAAATTCAATAATATTCTAATGACAAGTGGATATGACGGTTATATTcgtatatatgatataaataataatattataaaatcgTTTtatgatgaagaaaaaagtatCACACATTGTATGTTTAGTAACaacaacaaatatattataagtacaaataaatcgaaatattgcaaaatttttgattttatatatatgaataataaaaagaatacgaaaaatatgttaactTATTTGACGAACTACAAATCGTATTACTTAaatagtacaaaaaaaaataatgaaacatCGAAAGAAGAGGTCCACAATAGTAGTGAAAATAGCAATAGtagtggtaataataataatatgaatggTTATAATGATAGtagtaatggtaataatagtagtagtaattgtaataatagtGGTAGTAATGGAAATAACAATAGGGGAGCAGTGTATGaagataattttattatgcaGATGTACAATGATAATTATTTGCAACCATgccatattaaaaatttatatgaagaTGAAGACTTAGAGGAAAGAATAAAAGAACTAAACgagttaaataaaaaaatagcaaatgataaaaagaaagttGTGAACAGCAGTAGTGGTGGtataaacgaaaaaaacTCTGAGTCGGATTGTTCCTATTCTAGCAGTGATTCAAGTAATTTTGATGAAAATGTTATGAgagcaaatattttttatgaacatgtcAATAAAAAGTTAGAACCTACATGGTCCCTCTTCGTAgataatatgaaatatatgagCCTTATACCATATGAAGTAATGAGtgaaagtttaaaaaaaaattatgattataTTAAAGCGCATTATAACAATTTGCATAGTCAAAGTTATGATAActgtaataatgaaaattcggaaaaacaaaaggaacaattaaaaatagatgAAAAGAAACATAAGTTTTACTACGAATTATCAgatattatacataatgaAGCAGATATCccaaaattttattcctGTGTAGCAGGtgataaatgtattataccTTCAATTGATACctatgcacatgtatatgatatatataccGGTTTTCATGTTAATACCATAAATAATCTTTATTTAccaaattataatattgatCATTCTTATTTGTATTCATGCAACATAAATATGgaaattccaaaaaaaaaatttatatcctttttaaCAAGTGTTGATACATATCCAAAGAACCAAAATATTATTGCGACTTCAAATGGTTATCCGGATGGTTCTATTGTCATATGGGTGTTTGCTCCCTTTTAA
- a CDS encoding U6 snRNA-associated Sm-like protein LSm5: MATISGSETFLPLALMDKCIGSKIWIMMKGDKEIVGKLVGFDEYVNMVLEDVTEYTYVNNIKKVNKIKKLLLNGLNITIMVPGGSPVNYYDHEEKLEENIA; the protein is encoded by the exons atggctACTATAAGTGGGTCAGAGACGTTTTTACCCCTGGCCCTAATGGATAAGTGTATTG GAAGTAAAATATGGATTATGATGAAAGGTGACAAGGAAATAGTTGGAAAACTAGTTGGTTTTGACGAGTATGTTAACAtg GTGCTGGAAGATGTTACCGAATATACTTATGTAAACaacattaaaaaagtaaataaaattaaaaagttattattaaatggtttaaatataacaataatggTTCCAGGAGGATCACCAGTAAATTATTACGATCATGAAGAAAAGTTGGAAGAAAATATTGCTTGA